The following are from one region of the Cloacibacterium sp. TD35 genome:
- a CDS encoding MlaD family protein, producing MKYTKEIKAGLIAILAIVGFVILFQFMKGKSFFTSDNTYYAKFDNVDGLEQSNPVSINGLKVGQVDKILPQTTKDGTIYFVVKVLVDKKFSFSKNSTVEIFEPGIMSGKQARIHLVYDKAPFAKNGDTLRGSFQSSLMASLSSQVGPVKDQVQSVLAKLDSTVAATNQIVDEQNRREIKLLLASLNQTVASFKNTSDQTNKLLASSQGRIENVLDNTNKTMISANAAVEKYGKVAENIDTKQLNQTVERLSEVSNKLNQVISGINNGEGSLGKLAKDEELYNNLNKTSENLNNLILDLKENPKRYINISVFGKK from the coding sequence GTGAAATACACTAAAGAGATAAAAGCAGGTTTGATAGCAATTTTGGCTATTGTAGGATTCGTTATTCTTTTCCAGTTTATGAAGGGGAAAAGTTTCTTTACTTCAGATAATACTTATTATGCAAAATTTGATAATGTAGATGGTCTAGAGCAGTCTAACCCTGTTTCTATTAATGGGTTAAAAGTGGGGCAGGTAGATAAAATCCTTCCACAAACCACTAAAGACGGAACCATTTATTTTGTAGTTAAAGTACTCGTGGACAAAAAATTCAGTTTTTCTAAAAACTCAACAGTAGAAATTTTCGAACCAGGAATTATGTCTGGTAAACAAGCGAGAATTCATTTGGTTTATGATAAAGCGCCCTTTGCCAAAAATGGAGATACCTTAAGAGGTTCTTTTCAATCTTCTCTTATGGCAAGTTTGTCATCACAAGTAGGTCCAGTAAAAGATCAAGTGCAAAGTGTTCTAGCTAAACTAGATTCTACAGTAGCTGCAACCAATCAAATAGTAGATGAACAAAATAGAAGAGAAATCAAACTCCTTTTAGCGAGTCTTAACCAAACCGTTGCTTCTTTTAAAAATACATCAGACCAAACCAATAAATTACTTGCTTCTAGCCAAGGTAGAATAGAGAATGTTTTAGATAATACCAATAAAACCATGATTTCTGCAAATGCTGCAGTAGAAAAATATGGCAAAGTAGCAGAAAATATTGATACTAAGCAACTTAATCAAACAGTAGAAAGACTTTCTGAAGTTTCTAACAAACTCAATCAAGTGATTTCTGGCATTAATAACGGAGAAGGAAGCCTTGGTAAACTAGCTAAAGATGAAGAATTATACAATAATCTCAATAAAACTTCAGAGAACCTAAACAATCTAATTTTAGACCTGAAAGAAAATCCTAAGCGATACATAAATATTTCTGTTTTTGGTAAGAAATAA
- the lon gene encoding endopeptidase La, with amino-acid sequence MIEIEDIAFENFLDENFSIVANEQKQTKEEKAQEIFPILPVRNMVMFPKVVIPITAGREKSIKLLEEAQKNGQLIGILSQKRSHQENPTEKDLYQIGTVAKIIKIIKLPDGNISAITRGIQRFKVKNFIETEPYFTAEIEKLKDSSTKKKEEYEALIDNIKDLAIKIIEIDPNIPGAANFAIRNIEGQEDLLNFICVNANFSSENKQKLLEEKSLMKRAELCYELMHDDFRRLELKNQIHQKTSRDLDKQQREYFLNQQIRTIQEELGGGTETDVDELKKKAEKISWKPEIQEHFEKELKRLQRHNPNSPDYNVQRNYLDFFTDLPWNSYSKDIFDIPKAEKILNKDHFGLEDIKKRILEHMAVLKLKNDMKSPILCLVGPPGVGKTSLGKSIADALGRKYVRMSLGGLHDESEIRGHRKTYIGAMAGRLLQAIKKAGTSNPVIVLDEIDKLGQGMHGDPSSALLEVLDPEQNHSFYDNFLEIGYDLSKVMFIATANSLSSIQTPLLDRMEVIQLSGYTIEEKVEIAKRHLIKKQMEETGLQKNAYKLGNKELAHVIEAFTRESGVRNLEKQIAKISRWVALQITMNKEYDPKISIQKIDEILGVPMSKNFSEMMDVPGVVTGLAWTSVGGDILFIESILSKGKGNLTMTGNLGNVMKESATISLEYIKAKHESLGISLEDIENKNIHVHVPEGATPKDGPSAGIAMLTSMVSSYLNKKVKPHMAMTGEITLRGKVLPVGGIKEKLLAAVRAEIKEVILCEENRKDVLEINQNYLKNLKVHYVKTMKEVVELAIEK; translated from the coding sequence ATGATTGAAATAGAAGATATCGCTTTTGAAAATTTTTTAGACGAAAATTTTAGTATCGTAGCAAACGAGCAAAAACAAACCAAAGAAGAAAAAGCGCAAGAGATTTTTCCGATTCTACCTGTTAGAAATATGGTGATGTTTCCGAAAGTGGTTATCCCAATCACAGCGGGAAGAGAGAAGTCTATCAAATTATTAGAAGAAGCACAAAAAAATGGCCAACTGATAGGAATTTTGAGTCAAAAACGCTCTCATCAAGAAAATCCTACTGAAAAAGACCTTTACCAAATAGGAACTGTTGCTAAAATCATTAAAATCATCAAACTTCCTGATGGTAATATTTCTGCAATCACGAGAGGAATTCAGCGCTTCAAGGTAAAAAACTTCATTGAAACCGAACCTTATTTCACCGCAGAAATAGAAAAATTAAAGGATTCTTCTACCAAAAAGAAGGAAGAATATGAAGCTTTAATAGACAATATCAAGGATTTAGCGATTAAAATCATAGAAATAGACCCTAATATTCCTGGCGCAGCCAATTTTGCCATCAGAAATATTGAAGGACAAGAAGATTTACTGAATTTCATCTGCGTAAATGCAAATTTCTCTTCAGAAAATAAACAAAAACTTCTTGAAGAAAAATCATTGATGAAGCGTGCAGAATTATGCTATGAACTGATGCATGATGATTTCAGAAGATTAGAACTTAAAAATCAAATTCATCAGAAAACTTCTCGCGATTTAGATAAACAACAGAGAGAATATTTTCTGAACCAACAAATCAGAACGATTCAAGAAGAATTAGGCGGTGGAACCGAAACAGATGTAGATGAACTAAAGAAAAAAGCAGAAAAAATTTCTTGGAAACCAGAAATTCAAGAACATTTCGAGAAAGAACTGAAAAGACTTCAGCGTCATAATCCCAATTCGCCAGATTATAATGTACAGAGAAATTATCTAGATTTCTTCACAGATTTACCTTGGAATTCATATTCTAAAGACATTTTTGATATTCCAAAAGCTGAAAAAATCTTGAATAAAGACCATTTCGGTTTAGAAGACATCAAAAAAAGAATTTTAGAACATATGGCGGTTCTGAAATTGAAAAACGACATGAAATCTCCGATTTTGTGTTTAGTTGGTCCTCCTGGAGTTGGTAAAACTTCCCTCGGAAAATCTATTGCAGATGCTCTTGGCAGAAAATATGTAAGAATGAGTTTGGGCGGTCTCCATGACGAATCAGAAATCCGTGGCCACAGAAAAACATACATCGGCGCAATGGCAGGAAGATTACTGCAAGCCATCAAAAAGGCGGGAACTTCTAATCCAGTTATCGTTTTAGACGAAATAGATAAACTCGGACAAGGAATGCATGGCGACCCTAGTTCTGCGCTTCTCGAAGTACTAGACCCAGAACAAAACCACAGTTTTTATGATAATTTCTTAGAAATTGGGTATGATTTGTCAAAAGTAATGTTCATTGCTACTGCCAATTCGCTTTCTAGCATTCAAACGCCATTGTTAGACAGAATGGAAGTCATTCAACTTTCGGGATATACGATTGAAGAAAAAGTAGAAATCGCAAAACGCCATTTGATAAAAAAGCAAATGGAAGAAACTGGATTGCAAAAAAACGCCTATAAACTTGGAAATAAAGAACTTGCACATGTAATAGAAGCCTTCACCAGAGAAAGTGGTGTGAGAAATTTAGAAAAACAAATCGCTAAAATTTCGCGTTGGGTTGCCCTACAAATCACCATGAATAAAGAATACGACCCAAAAATTTCCATTCAAAAAATTGATGAAATTCTTGGCGTTCCTATGTCTAAAAACTTCTCAGAAATGATGGATGTTCCAGGTGTAGTCACAGGCTTAGCTTGGACCTCAGTTGGCGGCGATATCTTATTCATAGAGAGTATTTTAAGCAAAGGAAAAGGTAACCTCACGATGACAGGAAATCTAGGAAATGTCATGAAAGAATCTGCAACCATTTCGCTAGAATACATCAAAGCAAAACACGAAAGTTTAGGCATTTCTTTAGAAGATATTGAGAATAAAAATATTCACGTTCACGTTCCAGAAGGCGCCACTCCGAAAGATGGACCAAGCGCAGGAATTGCAATGCTAACCAGTATGGTTTCCAGCTATTTAAACAAAAAAGTAAAACCACATATGGCAATGACTGGCGAAATTACTTTAAGAGGAAAGGTGCTTCCAGTTGGCGGAATTAAAGAAAAACTTTTGGCTGCAGTAAGAGCCGAAATTAAAGAAGTGATTCTTTGTGAAGAAAACAGAAAAGATGTTTTAGAAATCAACCAAAACTATCTTAAAAATCTAAAAGTTCATTACGTGAAAACCATGAAAGAAGTAGTGGAATTAGCGATTGAGAAATAA
- a CDS encoding peptidylprolyl isomerase: MSITASIRKRPWLLLGMVAVGLIAFLVNPDSFEKMFGKNPNILGKVNGVEITRDEFNDQLSLLQQQSQGQPQQGLEEQAWQILVQSKLIEQQFDKMGLKITDEIFWNQLQFDPMFSKESNPQNFDEKGNFKIAEIKKQIEELKNSGDVNQYNEWLKAKKAIEYRMMARQLFANVTTGVTANKKEAAELMKQRDQVADIDFVKVDYAAFAAKNPVKVTTADLANYIKKHPVMFKSEASRNLGIVYFPAKPSAADDALALKEINKLYNEGVDNGSGLESFKNTPNDSMFVELNSEAQIKYSFVSDQEVPQEAQAFVKGASVGQFFGPYKSGDKYYVTKLVGKSNATMPKHILFAYKGAMRADEKQTRTKEEAKKLADSIGAIVKADPLKFNEYLQMSDEPGAAQRGGILNWILDNDNNYAKPFGDWVKGNPKGAVGVVETDFGYHIIVNENKMPVYKIANLAKDIRASKETENRVYTEANTFIQSVQGKSFNDFANAAKKKNFNFQNPKSIKRFQGQIQGLGTDKDEEILAWAFNKERKKGDVDIRTTGNGDYIVFYLNGIQEAGIADPESVREQLEPIVRNQLLAKKITEKITASKATTLDAVAKLFGTTKQSAQVSLFSPFVGGAMEAKVAGAAFGVQKGKTSKPVEGATGVFVVAQKAVTLNKQPGDAKQIMQAMQQQGAQMFSQSLMKSLQDNAKIEDYRIEVWDKASQAQ; the protein is encoded by the coding sequence ATGTCAATTACAGCTTCAATAAGAAAGAGACCTTGGCTATTATTAGGAATGGTTGCAGTAGGCTTAATCGCCTTTTTAGTAAATCCTGATAGTTTTGAAAAAATGTTTGGTAAAAACCCAAATATTCTAGGAAAGGTAAATGGTGTAGAAATCACTCGTGATGAATTTAATGACCAGTTAAGTTTACTACAACAACAATCTCAAGGGCAACCACAGCAAGGCTTAGAAGAACAAGCTTGGCAAATTTTGGTACAGTCTAAATTAATCGAACAACAGTTTGATAAAATGGGGTTAAAAATTACAGATGAGATTTTCTGGAATCAATTGCAATTTGACCCAATGTTTTCGAAAGAAAGCAATCCTCAAAATTTTGACGAAAAAGGAAACTTCAAAATTGCTGAAATTAAAAAGCAAATTGAAGAACTTAAAAATAGTGGAGATGTAAACCAATATAACGAATGGTTGAAAGCTAAAAAAGCCATAGAATACAGAATGATGGCTAGACAGCTTTTTGCAAACGTAACTACGGGTGTTACTGCCAATAAAAAAGAAGCTGCTGAACTAATGAAGCAAAGAGACCAGGTAGCTGATATAGACTTTGTAAAAGTAGATTATGCTGCTTTTGCTGCTAAAAATCCAGTGAAAGTGACTACTGCAGATTTAGCGAACTATATTAAAAAACATCCTGTGATGTTTAAATCTGAAGCATCTAGAAATTTAGGTATAGTATATTTCCCAGCAAAACCAAGTGCTGCAGATGATGCTTTAGCACTTAAAGAAATCAACAAACTTTATAACGAAGGTGTAGATAATGGAAGTGGTCTAGAAAGTTTCAAGAATACTCCGAACGATTCTATGTTCGTAGAATTAAATTCTGAAGCACAAATTAAATATTCATTTGTTTCTGATCAAGAAGTTCCTCAAGAAGCGCAAGCTTTCGTAAAAGGGGCATCTGTAGGGCAATTCTTTGGACCTTATAAGTCTGGGGACAAGTATTACGTAACTAAATTAGTAGGAAAGAGCAATGCTACGATGCCTAAACACATTTTATTTGCGTACAAAGGTGCAATGAGAGCAGATGAAAAGCAAACCAGAACTAAAGAAGAAGCTAAAAAATTAGCAGACAGCATTGGAGCAATAGTAAAAGCTGACCCATTAAAATTCAATGAGTATCTGCAAATGTCTGATGAGCCTGGAGCGGCTCAAAGAGGTGGGATTTTAAATTGGATTTTAGATAATGATAATAACTACGCTAAGCCTTTCGGAGATTGGGTTAAAGGAAATCCTAAAGGAGCTGTAGGAGTAGTAGAAACAGATTTCGGTTATCATATCATTGTAAACGAAAACAAAATGCCAGTTTACAAAATTGCAAACTTAGCAAAAGACATCAGAGCATCTAAAGAAACAGAAAATAGAGTATATACAGAAGCCAATACTTTCATTCAGTCTGTTCAAGGAAAATCTTTCAATGATTTTGCAAACGCTGCGAAAAAGAAAAACTTCAATTTCCAAAATCCAAAATCTATAAAAAGATTCCAAGGTCAGATTCAAGGATTAGGCACAGATAAAGATGAAGAAATCTTAGCTTGGGCATTTAACAAAGAAAGAAAAAAAGGAGATGTAGATATTAGAACTACAGGTAATGGAGATTACATCGTATTTTATCTAAACGGTATTCAAGAAGCAGGAATTGCAGATCCAGAATCTGTAAGAGAACAGTTAGAACCGATTGTAAGAAACCAATTATTAGCGAAAAAAATTACTGAAAAAATTACTGCAAGCAAAGCGACTACTTTAGATGCGGTAGCTAAGTTATTTGGTACGACTAAGCAGTCTGCACAAGTAAGTTTATTCTCTCCGTTTGTAGGAGGCGCTATGGAAGCTAAAGTTGCAGGAGCTGCATTTGGTGTACAAAAAGGTAAAACTTCTAAACCAGTAGAAGGTGCTACAGGTGTTTTTGTAGTAGCTCAAAAAGCGGTTACTTTAAACAAACAACCAGGAGATGCTAAACAAATCATGCAAGCAATGCAACAGCAAGGTGCTCAAATGTTTAGCCAGTCACTAATGAAGAGTTTACAAGACAATGCTAAGATAGAAGACTACAGAATAGAGGTTTGGGATAAAGCTTCTCAAGCACAATAA
- a CDS encoding 7-carboxy-7-deazaguanine synthase QueE has translation MLPVMEHFYTLQGEGHHTGKAAYFIRLGGCDVGCHWCDVKESWDPELHPLMDTIEIAETAASYCKTIVLTGGEPLMWNLEILTKRLKELGCQIHIETSGAYDMSGTLDWITLSPKKTGLPKEEIYKVANELKIIAFNNHDFTFAEEQAAKVSENCKLYLQSEWSKRNEMYPKITDFILANPKWQASVQTHKYLNIP, from the coding sequence ATGCTCCCAGTGATGGAGCATTTTTACACTTTACAAGGAGAAGGTCACCACACCGGAAAAGCTGCTTATTTTATAAGATTAGGAGGTTGTGATGTAGGTTGTCATTGGTGTGACGTGAAGGAAAGTTGGGACCCAGAATTACATCCTTTAATGGATACTATAGAAATTGCCGAAACAGCTGCAAGCTATTGTAAAACCATTGTTCTAACAGGTGGAGAACCACTGATGTGGAATTTAGAAATTTTGACCAAAAGATTAAAGGAATTGGGTTGCCAAATTCACATCGAAACTTCTGGAGCTTATGATATGAGTGGAACACTTGATTGGATTACGCTTTCCCCTAAGAAAACAGGCTTACCAAAAGAAGAAATTTACAAAGTAGCTAATGAGCTGAAAATCATAGCATTTAACAACCATGATTTCACCTTCGCAGAAGAACAAGCTGCTAAAGTATCTGAAAACTGTAAATTGTATCTGCAAAGTGAATGGAGCAAAAGAAACGAAATGTACCCAAAGATTACAGACTTTATTTTAGCAAATCCGAAATGGCAAGCTTCTGTACAAACACATAAGTATCTTAATATTCCATAA
- a CDS encoding bifunctional 5,10-methylenetetrahydrofolate dehydrogenase/5,10-methenyltetrahydrofolate cyclohydrolase has protein sequence MAQILDGLKVSKEIKAEIKADVEKIIASGKRAPHLAAILVGNNGASETYVASKIKDCKEVGFTSSLYRFSSTASEAEVLEKIAELNVDPEIDGFIVQLPLPKQMDQEKVIMAINSHKDVDGFHPENFGRMALEMSTFLPATPFGILTLLERYNIETKGKNCVIIGRSKIVGRPMSILMGRKDFPGNATVTVTHSYTPHIEEFTKNADIVITALGDPKFLKEDMIKDGVVIVDVGITRVEDANAPKGYRIVGDVDFASCEKKASWITPVPGGVGPMTRAMLLKNTILAYKHTIYKD, from the coding sequence ATGGCACAAATTCTCGACGGTCTAAAAGTTTCTAAAGAAATAAAGGCTGAAATTAAAGCAGACGTAGAAAAAATTATTGCAAGCGGTAAAAGAGCTCCTCATCTCGCAGCAATTTTAGTAGGAAACAATGGAGCGAGCGAAACATACGTTGCCAGCAAAATAAAAGATTGTAAAGAAGTAGGGTTTACCTCATCGCTTTACAGATTTTCGAGCACTGCTTCTGAAGCTGAAGTTTTAGAAAAAATTGCAGAGCTCAATGTAGACCCAGAAATTGACGGATTCATCGTTCAGTTGCCTTTACCAAAACAAATGGATCAAGAAAAAGTAATCATGGCGATTAATTCTCATAAAGATGTAGATGGTTTTCACCCAGAAAACTTTGGAAGAATGGCACTCGAAATGAGTACTTTTTTACCGGCTACACCATTCGGAATTCTCACATTACTAGAACGTTATAACATTGAAACCAAAGGTAAAAACTGTGTAATTATAGGTAGAAGTAAAATCGTAGGAAGACCGATGTCTATCTTAATGGGAAGAAAAGATTTCCCAGGAAATGCTACGGTTACAGTAACACACTCTTACACTCCACACATTGAGGAATTTACCAAAAATGCAGACATTGTGATTACTGCATTAGGAGATCCAAAATTCTTAAAAGAAGATATGATTAAAGATGGCGTAGTGATTGTAGATGTAGGAATTACCAGAGTAGAAGATGCTAATGCGCCCAAAGGTTATAGAATTGTAGGAGACGTAGATTTTGCTAGTTGTGAGAAAAAAGCAAGTTGGATTACCCCAGTTCCGGGAGGAGTTGGACCAATGACCAGAGCGATGTTATTAAAAAATACTATTTTAGCATACAAACACACGATTTATAAAGATTAA
- a CDS encoding DUF4349 domain-containing protein codes for MNTKFQKLVFAIFILAGLFSCQKSESVAAEYESAAMTVDSTSVQNDKVSYAASQKILDKKFVKTAEVSMEVKDVYEATVHIENALKNLGGFVTKSELQSQVIGEETYNTSDQNAVLLRKFNSYNKMQVRVPSEKLGAFLNAINDRKLFLNTRIISAEDVTNNAKIAELELKKINKTGEVISQMKTNEKKANLTEENEEKNNTQQIENLNLADNIKYSTVDIYIKEPKVRIAEIAITNTQFYDNKYQVNFFYEAKSSLLNGFYFVQKFFVFLLNFWPLFVGILIVIYFVKYNLTTLMFPKKISKSENIEK; via the coding sequence ATGAACACAAAATTCCAAAAATTGGTTTTCGCAATCTTTATTTTGGCTGGATTATTTTCTTGTCAAAAATCTGAAAGCGTAGCTGCCGAATACGAAAGCGCTGCCATGACTGTAGATTCTACTTCCGTTCAAAATGACAAAGTTTCTTACGCTGCTTCTCAAAAAATTCTAGACAAAAAATTTGTAAAAACTGCAGAAGTCAGCATGGAAGTAAAAGATGTTTACGAAGCCACAGTTCACATAGAAAATGCACTGAAAAATCTCGGTGGATTTGTTACCAAAAGTGAATTACAAAGTCAAGTTATCGGAGAAGAAACTTATAACACTTCTGACCAAAATGCGGTTTTACTCAGAAAATTCAACTCTTACAATAAGATGCAAGTAAGAGTTCCTTCGGAAAAATTAGGCGCATTTCTCAATGCTATAAATGACCGAAAACTTTTTTTGAACACTAGAATTATTTCGGCTGAAGATGTTACCAACAATGCTAAAATTGCAGAACTTGAACTTAAAAAAATCAATAAAACAGGCGAAGTTATTTCTCAAATGAAAACCAATGAAAAGAAAGCAAACCTCACCGAAGAAAATGAAGAGAAAAATAACACACAACAAATTGAAAATCTAAACCTTGCAGATAATATAAAATACAGTACTGTAGATATTTACATTAAAGAGCCAAAAGTAAGAATCGCCGAAATTGCCATTACCAACACACAATTTTACGACAATAAATACCAAGTTAACTTCTTCTACGAAGCGAAATCTTCTCTCCTTAACGGATTTTATTTCGTGCAAAAATTTTTCGTTTTCTTACTGAATTTCTGGCCTTTATTCGTGGGAATTTTAATTGTAATTTATTTTGTAAAGTATAATCTCACTACTCTTATGTTTCCGAAAAAGATTTCAAAATCTGAGAATATCGAAAAGTGA
- the pgi gene encoding glucose-6-phosphate isomerase, producing the protein MLPKINPENTQTWKALNEHFAQNDFDLRTLFQENAERFQQFSVKKENYLFDFSKNLIDQKAFDLLLQLAEETQLKAAINAMFSGEKINETEKRAVLHTALRDFSDKEILVDGENIKPGIKKVLDHMKAFSEKVISGEHKGFSGKEITDVVNIGIGGSDLGPVMVVSALKHFKTRLNVHFVSNVDGNHMAEVVKNLNPETTLFIVASKTFTTQETMTNANSAKSWFLKAGKEEDVAKHFVALSTNIQAVKAFGIAEENIFEFWDWVGGRYSLWSAIGLSIVLAVGYKNFENLLKGAYETDVHFQTADFKENVPVLMGLLGIWYRNFFDASSYAILPYSQYLDRFAAYLQQGDMESNGKSVDRNGEYVTYQTGPIIWGEPGTNGQHAFYQLIHQGTELIPADFIAYVKSCNEVSDHQEKLLANFFAQTEALAFGKSEDEARAELVKEGKSEEEIEKLVKFKTFMGNTPTNSFFINELTPFSLGQLIALYEHKIFVQGVIWNVFSFDQFGVELGKVLAGKILPELTDNEKINSHDSSTNGLINYFKENK; encoded by the coding sequence ATGTTACCAAAAATAAATCCAGAAAACACACAAACTTGGAAAGCACTCAACGAACATTTTGCACAAAATGATTTTGACCTAAGAACGCTTTTTCAAGAAAACGCTGAACGTTTCCAACAGTTTTCAGTAAAAAAAGAAAATTATCTTTTTGATTTTTCTAAAAATTTAATTGACCAAAAAGCATTTGATTTATTGCTTCAATTGGCAGAAGAAACACAATTGAAAGCTGCCATCAATGCTATGTTTTCTGGTGAAAAAATAAATGAAACCGAAAAAAGAGCAGTTCTTCACACTGCTTTGAGAGATTTTTCTGACAAAGAAATCCTTGTAGACGGCGAAAACATAAAACCAGGAATCAAAAAAGTTCTTGACCACATGAAAGCTTTCTCTGAAAAAGTAATTTCTGGAGAGCACAAAGGTTTCAGTGGAAAAGAAATTACTGATGTGGTAAACATTGGAATTGGAGGTTCTGATTTAGGACCTGTAATGGTAGTTTCGGCGCTTAAACACTTCAAAACCAGATTAAATGTACATTTCGTTTCGAATGTAGACGGAAATCACATGGCAGAAGTAGTGAAAAACTTAAATCCAGAGACTACACTTTTCATCGTAGCTTCTAAAACTTTCACTACTCAAGAAACCATGACCAATGCAAATTCTGCTAAATCTTGGTTCTTAAAAGCTGGAAAAGAAGAAGATGTAGCAAAACATTTTGTAGCTTTATCTACTAATATTCAAGCGGTTAAAGCATTCGGAATTGCAGAGGAAAATATTTTCGAGTTCTGGGATTGGGTTGGCGGAAGATATTCACTTTGGAGTGCTATTGGTTTAAGCATCGTTCTAGCGGTGGGTTATAAAAATTTTGAAAATTTATTAAAAGGAGCTTACGAAACCGATGTACATTTCCAAACGGCAGATTTTAAAGAAAACGTTCCTGTTTTAATGGGACTTTTGGGAATTTGGTACAGAAATTTCTTTGATGCAAGTTCTTATGCTATTTTACCGTACTCTCAATATTTAGATAGATTTGCAGCGTATCTTCAACAAGGAGATATGGAATCTAACGGAAAATCAGTAGACAGAAATGGCGAATATGTAACCTATCAAACTGGCCCAATTATTTGGGGAGAACCAGGAACAAATGGTCAACATGCTTTCTATCAATTGATTCATCAAGGAACAGAATTAATCCCTGCAGATTTTATCGCTTATGTAAAATCTTGCAACGAAGTTTCTGACCATCAAGAAAAATTATTGGCGAACTTTTTCGCTCAAACTGAGGCACTTGCATTCGGAAAAAGCGAAGACGAAGCAAGAGCAGAATTGGTAAAAGAAGGAAAATCTGAAGAAGAAATTGAAAAATTAGTGAAATTCAAAACCTTCATGGGAAACACTCCTACTAATTCATTCTTTATCAACGAACTAACTCCATTTTCACTAGGACAACTCATAGCACTTTATGAACACAAAATCTTCGTACAAGGTGTGATTTGGAATGTGTTTAGTTTTGATCAATTTGGGGTAGAATTAGGAAAAGTTTTAGCAGGAAAAATCCTACCAGAACTTACTGATAATGAGAAAATAAACTCTCATGACTCTTCTACAAATGGTTTAATAAACTATTTCAAAGAAAATAAGTAA
- a CDS encoding (Fe-S)-binding protein, which translates to MQYLDNILFLVLLIAGFGLFFKSLKEIYRNIKLGREINRSDNPSERWKTMATVALGQSKMKKRPVAAFLHMIVYVGFVIINIELIEIIVDGIFGTHRFLASIFGDTLYGIFTATLEVLAALVVIAVVAFFIRRNGLKIPRLSSIDLKGWPKNDANWILVIELCLMMAFFKMNAADWLLQQSGALAAHGSFPVSSNLIAPIFQSFGFSDGFLHFIERGAWWFHFVGILFFMNYLYYSKHLHIIFAFPNTWYANLEKKGKFNNLESVTQEIKLMMDPNADPYAAQPEGAEPPAKFGAEDIFDLNQVQLLNAYSCTECGRCTAVCPANITGRKLSPRKIMMSTRDRVEEVGKNINKNGKFVDDGKKLLNDYITKEELWACTSCNACVEACPVLIDPLSIIVEMRRFLVMEQSAAPQELNMMMTNIENNAAPWQYNQADRLNWANEN; encoded by the coding sequence ATGCAATATTTAGACAATATTTTATTCCTTGTTTTACTCATTGCTGGTTTCGGTCTTTTTTTTAAAAGTTTAAAAGAAATTTACCGAAATATAAAACTAGGAAGAGAAATCAATCGTTCTGATAACCCTTCAGAAAGATGGAAAACGATGGCAACCGTAGCTCTAGGGCAAAGCAAAATGAAAAAACGTCCAGTTGCAGCTTTCTTGCACATGATTGTTTACGTAGGTTTTGTAATCATCAACATCGAATTGATTGAAATCATCGTAGATGGAATTTTCGGAACGCACCGTTTCTTAGCTTCAATTTTTGGAGATACACTTTACGGAATTTTCACTGCTACATTAGAAGTTTTAGCTGCATTAGTAGTGATTGCTGTAGTAGCTTTCTTCATCAGAAGAAATGGTCTTAAAATCCCGAGATTATCTTCTATTGACCTAAAAGGTTGGCCAAAAAATGATGCCAACTGGATTTTGGTGATAGAACTCTGCTTAATGATGGCTTTTTTCAAAATGAATGCAGCAGATTGGTTGCTTCAGCAAAGTGGCGCTTTAGCAGCACACGGAAGTTTCCCAGTTTCATCTAACCTTATTGCACCGATTTTTCAATCTTTCGGGTTTAGTGATGGGTTTTTACATTTCATAGAAAGAGGAGCTTGGTGGTTCCACTTTGTAGGAATTTTGTTCTTCATGAACTATTTATATTATTCTAAACACCTTCACATCATTTTTGCATTCCCGAATACTTGGTATGCTAATCTTGAGAAAAAAGGAAAATTCAATAATTTAGAATCTGTAACTCAAGAAATCAAATTAATGATGGATCCTAATGCAGATCCTTATGCAGCACAACCAGAAGGAGCAGAACCTCCAGCTAAATTTGGCGCTGAAGATATTTTTGATTTAAATCAAGTGCAATTATTGAATGCATATTCTTGTACAGAATGTGGTAGATGTACTGCTGTTTGTCCGGCAAATATTACAGGTAGAAAACTTTCTCCTAGAAAAATTATGATGTCTACCAGAGACAGAGTAGAAGAAGTAGGTAAAAACATCAATAAAAACGGAAAATTTGTAGATGATGGTAAAAAACTCTTAAACGATTACATTACCAAAGAAGAATTATGGGCATGTACAAGTTGTAATGCTTGTGTAGAAGCTTGTCCGGTATTAATTGATCCGCTTTCAATTATTGTAGAAATGCGTAGATTCCTGGTTATGGAACAATCTGCTGCACCACAAGAATTGAATATGATGATGACTAATATTGAAAATAACGCTGCACCTTGGCAATACAACCAAGCAGACAGATTAAATTGGGCAAACGAAAATTAG